In Myxococcus stipitatus, the following are encoded in one genomic region:
- a CDS encoding DUF692 domain-containing protein has product MVTYARRHGLKSLGVGIGLRRSFYEELPRTERALDWVEIIPENFLSLGGRPHRALEACRERWPVLPHGVGLDIGGPDALDVDYVTALASLVKHVDAPFFSDHLCYSRLDGVYLHDLLPLPFSEAVVEHVVPRVREVMARVGRPFLLENPSYYANMPGGTLSEADFLRHVVEEADCGLLLDVNNVYVNARNHGYDARAFVDALPLERVVQIHLAGHTTYPDVIIDTHGDRVCDDVWSLYRYVLERTGPVSTLIEWDQDIPSMAAVLDEADLARAVVREGEGR; this is encoded by the coding sequence GTGGTGACGTACGCGCGAAGACACGGACTGAAGTCGCTGGGCGTGGGCATCGGCTTGCGCAGGAGCTTCTACGAAGAGCTGCCCCGGACCGAGCGCGCGCTCGACTGGGTGGAGATCATCCCGGAGAACTTCCTGTCTCTCGGAGGCCGCCCCCACCGCGCGTTGGAGGCCTGCCGCGAGCGTTGGCCGGTGTTGCCGCACGGCGTGGGGTTGGACATCGGTGGGCCGGACGCGCTCGACGTGGACTACGTCACGGCGCTGGCCTCGCTGGTGAAGCACGTGGACGCGCCGTTCTTCTCGGACCACCTTTGCTACTCGCGGCTTGACGGCGTGTATCTGCACGACCTGTTGCCGCTGCCCTTCAGCGAGGCGGTGGTGGAGCACGTCGTCCCCCGGGTGCGCGAGGTGATGGCCCGCGTGGGCCGGCCCTTCCTGCTGGAGAACCCGAGCTACTACGCGAACATGCCCGGAGGCACGCTCTCCGAGGCGGACTTCCTTCGGCACGTGGTGGAAGAGGCCGACTGCGGCCTGCTGCTCGACGTGAACAACGTCTACGTCAACGCGCGCAATCACGGCTACGACGCGCGCGCCTTCGTGGACGCGCTGCCGCTGGAGCGCGTGGTGCAGATCCACCTCGCGGGACACACGACGTATCCCGACGTCATCATCGACACGCACGGCGACCGCGTCTGCGACGACGTGTGGTCGCTGTATCGCTACGTGCTGGAGCGCACCGGGCCCGTGTCCACGCTCATCGAATGGGACCAGGACATCCCGTCGATGGCGGCGGTGTTG